In a single window of the Halomicroarcula saliterrae genome:
- a CDS encoding M20 family metallopeptidase: MSVGFDLTAFHRTAVETDSTADVGPMRDLLVATLDRAGVTPSVDDLGNVVATVGASDPDAAAAADGTHLVLNTHIDTVPPHLPYERREQPPGDERIDGTGPARSASDSQAAQPRDSDGLTGDVVCGRGSCDAKGPLAALLDAFLTVEPDAGAVTLAVSIDEETTQTGGAHLAETIDADGYIVGEPTGLDVCTAAKGQFEGTVTIHGESAHAADPGSGLNAVRAAAPILQAMESYDETKGPDDHETLGRPILTPSMVEGGEATNQIPAECTITFDRRSVPPETSEEFCGALETHLSQWLPGSMSLDVALIRPDTPFPEAFATDEDAELVQLLGAASGGAVRPFEAATEASYFAPHGPTVVFGPGVLTDEVGAVAHSKREYVRLSEVRTAARAVRETVARLVE; the protein is encoded by the coding sequence ATGAGCGTCGGCTTCGACCTGACGGCGTTTCACCGGACGGCCGTCGAGACAGACTCGACAGCGGACGTGGGACCGATGCGTGACCTCCTCGTGGCGACGCTGGACCGTGCGGGCGTGACCCCGTCGGTCGACGACCTCGGCAACGTCGTCGCCACCGTCGGCGCGAGCGACCCCGACGCCGCGGCCGCCGCCGACGGGACCCACCTGGTCCTGAACACCCACATCGACACGGTGCCGCCCCACCTCCCCTACGAGCGCCGCGAGCAGCCCCCGGGCGACGAGCGGATCGACGGGACCGGCCCGGCGCGAAGCGCCTCGGACAGCCAGGCGGCACAACCGCGAGACAGCGACGGACTCACCGGCGACGTCGTCTGTGGCCGGGGGTCGTGTGACGCGAAGGGACCCCTCGCGGCGCTGCTCGACGCCTTCCTCACCGTCGAGCCGGACGCGGGCGCGGTGACCCTCGCGGTGTCCATCGACGAGGAGACGACCCAGACCGGCGGCGCACACCTCGCCGAGACCATCGACGCCGACGGCTACATCGTCGGCGAGCCGACCGGGCTCGACGTCTGTACCGCCGCGAAGGGGCAGTTCGAGGGGACAGTGACGATTCACGGCGAGAGCGCCCACGCCGCGGACCCGGGCAGCGGCCTGAACGCCGTCCGGGCGGCTGCCCCGATTCTGCAGGCGATGGAGAGCTACGACGAAACCAAGGGCCCCGACGACCACGAGACGCTGGGTCGCCCCATCCTGACACCCTCCATGGTCGAGGGCGGGGAGGCGACCAACCAGATACCCGCCGAGTGTACCATCACGTTCGACCGGCGCTCGGTGCCGCCGGAGACCAGCGAGGAGTTCTGTGGGGCCCTCGAAACGCACCTCTCCCAGTGGCTCCCCGGGTCGATGTCGCTGGACGTGGCGCTCATCCGCCCCGACACGCCCTTCCCCGAGGCCTTCGCCACGGACGAGGACGCCGAGCTGGTGCAGCTACTGGGGGCCGCAAGCGGCGGCGCCGTCCGGCCCTTCGAGGCCGCGACGGAGGCCTCCTACTTCGCGCCCCACGGGCCGACCGTCGTCTTCGGCCCGGGCGTCCTGACGGACGAGGTCGGCGCGGTCGCCCACTCGAAACGCGAGTACGTCCGGCTCTCCGAGGTCCGCACCGCCGCCCGCGCGGTGCGTGAGACCGTCGCGCGGCTAGTCGAGTAG
- the lysA gene encoding diaminopimelate decarboxylase: MSQDSPPVRRLADWDHDRLGRLAADHGTPLYVVDLDRVARNYERFASAFPDAHVMYAAKAHTGRAVLETLLETGADIECAAAGELQRAVQAGADPSTLQYTAVNPPDADLDYAVELAGENPGLTITGGARDTFDRLEERGYDGRVAVRINPGIGTGHHEKVATGKDAKFGIPYEQVPEVAEDVADRFDLVGIHAHAGSGVLHDDLDDHCRAIGKVAEMGRTVETGVTPLDFVDFGGGFGVPYREDEAPLEMDVVGEKVRDAVGGLDAQIKLEPGRYVVADAELILSEVNTVKEAPAATVVGVDASLATLIRPAMFGSYHPIRNVTAPDREAEPVSVGGPCCTSADVFCTDRPIARPEREDLLAIGNAGAYGYELANQFHSQPRPAEVAIEGDESRVVRERETLADVTRMER; encoded by the coding sequence ATGAGTCAGGACTCGCCGCCGGTCCGTCGCCTCGCGGACTGGGACCACGACCGGCTCGGTCGGCTGGCGGCCGACCACGGGACGCCGCTGTACGTCGTCGACCTGGACCGGGTCGCACGGAACTACGAGCGCTTCGCGTCGGCGTTTCCCGACGCCCACGTCATGTACGCCGCGAAGGCCCACACCGGCCGCGCCGTGCTCGAAACGCTGCTGGAGACGGGCGCGGACATCGAGTGTGCCGCCGCCGGCGAACTCCAGCGGGCAGTGCAGGCCGGCGCGGACCCGAGCACGCTCCAGTACACCGCCGTGAACCCGCCGGACGCGGACCTCGACTACGCCGTCGAGCTGGCCGGGGAGAACCCCGGCCTCACTATCACCGGCGGCGCGCGCGACACCTTCGACCGCCTCGAAGAACGGGGGTACGACGGCCGCGTGGCGGTCCGCATCAATCCCGGTATCGGCACCGGCCACCACGAGAAGGTTGCCACGGGGAAGGACGCCAAGTTCGGCATCCCATACGAGCAGGTGCCCGAGGTGGCCGAAGACGTGGCCGACCGCTTCGACCTCGTGGGCATCCACGCCCACGCCGGCAGCGGCGTCTTGCACGACGACCTCGACGACCACTGTCGCGCCATCGGGAAGGTCGCGGAGATGGGGCGCACGGTCGAGACCGGCGTGACACCGCTGGACTTCGTGGACTTCGGCGGTGGCTTCGGCGTGCCCTACCGCGAGGACGAGGCGCCACTGGAGATGGACGTCGTCGGCGAGAAGGTCCGCGACGCCGTCGGCGGACTGGACGCCCAGATAAAGCTCGAACCCGGCCGCTACGTGGTCGCCGACGCGGAGCTCATCCTCAGCGAGGTCAACACGGTCAAGGAGGCCCCCGCGGCCACCGTCGTCGGCGTCGACGCGTCGCTGGCGACGCTCATCCGCCCGGCGATGTTCGGCTCCTACCACCCGATTCGGAACGTCACGGCCCCCGACCGGGAGGCGGAGCCGGTCTCCGTGGGCGGCCCCTGCTGTACGAGCGCCGACGTGTTCTGTACCGACCGGCCGATCGCCCGCCCGGAACGGGAGGACCTGCTGGCCATCGGCAACGCCGGCGCCTACGGCTACGAGCTGGCGAACCAGTTCCACTCCCAGCCCCGGCCCGCGGAGGTCGCCATCGAGGGCGACGAGAGCCGCGTCGTCCGCGAGCGGGAGACGCTGGCCGACGTGACCCGCATGGAACGATGA
- a CDS encoding 2,3,4,5-tetrahydropyridine-2,6-dicarboxylate N-succinyltransferase, with protein sequence MLGQDLQRNVGDLWTAYEQGATVEDIEPPQLDTLDDFLTALENGDVRAAEKEDGEWTVNEWVKQGILLNFAFRRTHEREHGGVTYHDVLPLRDTGDLGDRGTRNTPDGTTIRRGAYLGEDCIMMSPSFVNIGAHVGDGTLIDSCDTVGSCAQIGENVKLGANTLIGGVLEPVESAPVIVEDDVSLGAGCRVTSGFVVGEGSVVGENTLLTPRIPVYDLVEEEVLYGELPPERRAFQRFVDSSVGEHDLIPGGAYKPAVVATDVEEETLEATEREDALRD encoded by the coding sequence ATGCTCGGACAGGACCTGCAGCGCAACGTCGGAGACCTCTGGACAGCGTACGAACAGGGCGCCACCGTCGAGGACATCGAGCCGCCGCAACTGGATACGCTCGACGACTTCCTGACGGCGCTGGAAAACGGCGACGTCCGCGCCGCCGAGAAGGAAGACGGTGAGTGGACGGTAAACGAGTGGGTCAAACAGGGTATCCTGCTGAACTTCGCCTTCCGGCGGACCCACGAGCGCGAACACGGCGGCGTCACGTACCACGACGTGCTCCCGCTGCGTGACACCGGTGACCTCGGCGACCGGGGGACCCGCAACACGCCCGACGGGACGACTATCCGCCGGGGCGCGTACCTCGGCGAGGACTGCATCATGATGTCGCCCTCCTTCGTCAATATCGGCGCACACGTCGGCGACGGCACTCTCATCGACTCCTGTGACACCGTCGGCTCCTGTGCACAGATAGGCGAGAACGTCAAGCTCGGCGCGAACACGCTCATCGGCGGCGTCCTCGAACCGGTCGAGAGCGCGCCCGTCATCGTCGAGGACGACGTGTCGCTGGGCGCCGGCTGTCGCGTCACCAGCGGCTTCGTCGTCGGCGAAGGGTCCGTCGTCGGCGAGAACACGCTGCTGACGCCGCGTATTCCCGTCTACGACCTCGTCGAGGAGGAAGTGCTGTACGGCGAACTCCCGCCGGAGCGGCGGGCCTTCCAGCGGTTCGTCGATTCGTCGGTCGGCGAGCACGACCTCATCCCCGGCGGCGCCTACAAGCCCGCAGTCGTCGCGACCGACGTCGAAGAGGAGACGCTCGAAGCGACGGAGCGAGAAGACGCGCTTCGGGACTAG
- the dapB gene encoding 4-hydroxy-tetrahydrodipicolinate reductase: protein MTRVAVNGAAGRMGRAVIETAADRDDVSVVVGFGTEAGEIRGVPVVTEDVAGALAEHDADVVVDFAVPEATLALAEACVETGVGLVVGTTGFDEDGLAALDSASESVPLLKATNFSRGIQVLQRTVREAVRALDDYDLELMESHHNGKIDAPSGTAKTLLEVVQSERDVEPVYGREGHAPRADDEIGVFARRAGDIRGEHELILAGNDEVLSLSHHAEDRAVFAAGALDAAAFLAGRGAGQYDFGEVVDSS, encoded by the coding sequence ATGACACGGGTCGCGGTCAACGGGGCGGCGGGTCGCATGGGCCGTGCGGTCATCGAGACGGCGGCCGACCGCGATGACGTGTCGGTCGTCGTCGGGTTCGGCACGGAAGCGGGCGAGATACGGGGCGTCCCGGTTGTCACCGAGGACGTGGCCGGCGCGCTGGCCGAACACGACGCCGATGTCGTGGTCGACTTCGCCGTCCCCGAGGCGACGCTGGCGCTCGCCGAGGCCTGTGTCGAGACCGGCGTCGGCCTCGTGGTCGGGACGACCGGCTTCGACGAGGACGGGCTGGCCGCCCTCGATTCGGCGAGCGAGTCGGTCCCGCTGTTGAAGGCGACGAACTTCTCGCGGGGCATCCAGGTGCTCCAGCGCACGGTCCGGGAGGCCGTCCGCGCGCTCGACGACTACGACCTCGAACTGATGGAGAGCCATCACAACGGGAAGATAGACGCCCCTTCGGGCACCGCCAAGACCCTGCTCGAGGTCGTCCAGTCCGAGCGCGACGTGGAGCCGGTGTACGGCCGCGAGGGTCACGCGCCCCGCGCGGACGACGAAATCGGCGTGTTCGCCCGCCGGGCCGGCGACATCCGCGGCGAGCACGAGCTCATCCTCGCGGGCAACGACGAGGTGCTCTCCCTCTCTCACCACGCCGAGGACCGGGCGGTCTTCGCTGCCGGCGCGCTGGACGCCGCGGCGTTCCTGGCCGGGCGCGGGGCCGGCCAGTACGACTTCGGCGAAGTCGTCGATTCGTCCTAA
- the dapA gene encoding 4-hydroxy-tetrahydrodipicolinate synthase, whose protein sequence is MTAIDFHGVYPAMCTPFHDDEDRSIDFETLRRDAQRLEAAGVDGLVPAGSTGESATMTHDEHIEVVEAVIDAVDDVPVIAGTGSNNTREALSLSHRAADAGADALLLISPYYNKPEQRGLVDHYETIADAVSCPQIVYNVPSRTGRNIDPDTAVSLASHENIRAFKAASGDMNQISEIIERTRDEAFAVLSGDDGMTLPMLSVGAAGCISVAANVEPERTCAMVGAGLAGDYERARAIHHELGPLFRELFVETNPIPVKEAMRIRGYGPAHLRQPLSRLADEYLDDLRGVLAALETEDLEDEYAEVER, encoded by the coding sequence ATGACAGCAATCGACTTCCACGGCGTCTACCCCGCGATGTGCACGCCGTTCCACGACGACGAGGACCGCAGTATCGACTTCGAGACACTCCGGCGGGACGCCCAGCGGCTGGAGGCCGCCGGCGTCGACGGGCTGGTTCCGGCCGGCTCGACCGGTGAGTCGGCGACGATGACCCACGACGAACACATAGAGGTCGTCGAAGCGGTCATCGACGCCGTCGACGACGTCCCCGTCATCGCCGGCACCGGGTCGAACAACACCCGTGAGGCCCTCTCGCTCTCCCATCGAGCCGCCGACGCCGGCGCCGACGCCCTCCTCCTGATTTCCCCGTACTACAACAAGCCCGAACAGCGCGGGCTGGTCGACCACTACGAGACTATCGCCGACGCCGTTTCCTGCCCGCAGATCGTCTACAACGTCCCCTCGCGCACGGGCCGCAACATCGACCCCGACACCGCCGTTTCCCTGGCGAGCCACGAGAACATCCGGGCGTTCAAGGCCGCCAGCGGCGACATGAACCAGATCTCGGAGATTATCGAGCGCACGCGCGACGAGGCGTTCGCGGTCCTCTCGGGCGACGACGGGATGACGCTCCCGATGCTCTCGGTCGGCGCGGCGGGCTGTATCTCCGTGGCCGCCAACGTCGAGCCCGAGCGGACCTGTGCGATGGTCGGCGCCGGGCTGGCCGGCGACTACGAGCGAGCGCGGGCGATTCACCACGAGCTCGGCCCGCTCTTTCGCGAGCTGTTCGTCGAGACCAACCCCATTCCGGTCAAGGAGGCCATGCGCATCCGCGGCTACGGCCCGGCCCACCTTCGCCAGCCGCTGTCGCGACTGGCCGACGAGTATCTCGACGACTTACGTGGCGTGCTCGCCGCCCTCGAAACGGAGGACCTGGAAGACGAATACGCCGAGGTCGAACGATGA
- a CDS encoding NYN domain-containing protein has translation MTVSHPGQRVAVLADAQNLYHTARSLYTRNIDYSELLEAAVDGRELTRAIAYVIRADSPEEETFFEALTDIGFETRIKDIKTFQDGSQKADWDVGMSLDAVTLAKHNDAIVLCTGDGDFARVCRYVRHEGCRIEAMGFEESSSEDLKSAVDGFVDLSSDSEKFLL, from the coding sequence ATGACTGTATCGCATCCGGGACAGCGCGTGGCCGTCCTGGCCGACGCGCAGAACCTCTATCACACGGCCCGGAGTCTCTACACGCGTAATATCGACTACTCGGAACTGCTCGAGGCGGCGGTCGACGGTCGGGAACTCACTCGCGCTATCGCCTACGTCATCCGCGCCGACTCCCCGGAGGAGGAGACGTTCTTCGAGGCGCTGACCGACATCGGCTTCGAGACCCGCATCAAGGACATCAAGACGTTCCAGGACGGTTCACAGAAGGCTGACTGGGACGTGGGGATGAGCCTCGACGCGGTCACGCTGGCGAAACACAACGACGCTATCGTGCTCTGTACCGGCGACGGTGACTTCGCCCGCGTCTGTCGCTACGTGCGCCACGAGGGGTGTCGCATCGAGGCGATGGGGTTCGAGGAGTCCTCATCCGAAGACCTCAAATCCGCCGTCGACGGCTTCGTCGACCTGAGTAGCGACTCGGAGAAGTTCTTGCTGTAA
- a CDS encoding PUA domain-containing protein, whose product MSDSEFRGLCRAADYQFGRGAGAALFPAESAIEITRTSSGRPRQLHAQDGRVATYATDGRFVLGLAGGRRLLASSETPRHRVVVGDESEPFVRDGRNVFAKFVQEVDPAIRPGDETLVVHENGDLLAVGRAELPGSGMADFETGMAVKVRQGADS is encoded by the coding sequence ATGAGTGACAGCGAGTTCCGTGGCCTCTGTCGCGCGGCCGACTACCAGTTCGGCCGCGGCGCGGGCGCGGCGTTGTTCCCCGCCGAGTCCGCTATCGAGATCACACGCACCAGCTCGGGGCGGCCGCGCCAGCTCCACGCCCAAGACGGCCGGGTGGCCACCTACGCCACCGACGGGCGATTCGTGCTGGGGCTGGCCGGCGGCCGACGTCTGCTGGCGTCCTCCGAGACGCCGCGCCACCGGGTCGTTGTCGGCGACGAGAGCGAACCGTTCGTCCGCGACGGCCGCAACGTCTTCGCAAAGTTCGTCCAGGAGGTGGACCCGGCCATCCGGCCCGGCGACGAGACGCTCGTCGTCCACGAGAACGGCGACCTGCTCGCCGTCGGACGCGCCGAACTCCCCGGGAGCGGTATGGCCGACTTCGAGACGGGGATGGCAGTCAAAGTCCGGCAGGGCGCGGATAGCTGA